A single genomic interval of Demequina sp. NBRC 110054 harbors:
- a CDS encoding DUF3073 family protein, producing the protein MGRGRQKAKDAKIARQLKYTNHSSDLRDLERELMSGSQGMGGSKPVVTEADDSDDDEYVDRWADDED; encoded by the coding sequence ATGGGGCGCGGCCGTCAGAAGGCTAAGGACGCGAAGATCGCGCGTCAGCTGAAGTACACGAACCACAGCTCTGATCTGCGAGACCTCGAGCGCGAGCTCATGTCCGGCAGCCAGGGCATGGGCGGCTCCAAGCCGGTCGTGACCGAGGCCGACGACTCCGACGACGACGAGTATGTCGACCGCTGGGCGGACGACGAGGACTGA
- a CDS encoding BldC family transcriptional regulator encodes MADTIQEPEKLLTPSEVAAIFRVDPKTVTRWAKVGKLSSIRTLGGHRRFREAEVQALLTQAREQQ; translated from the coding sequence ATGGCTGACACGATTCAGGAGCCGGAGAAGCTGCTCACCCCGAGTGAGGTGGCCGCGATCTTCCGCGTAGACCCCAAGACCGTGACGCGTTGGGCGAAGGTGGGCAAGCTGTCCTCCATCCGCACGCTGGGCGGACACCGCCGATTCCGCGAGGCTGAGGTGCAGGCCCTGCTCACGCAGGCCCGCGAGCAGCAGTAG
- a CDS encoding phage holin family protein, translated as MSSFAKSAASALFGGIVARYQTMIQIELDRAKKEVQEKLKQVGIGAALLIAAGAFAFFMSLLLLTAAVAGLSTVWPVWLSALTIAGGVLLIILILVGIGVSKIKKNSDLMPTESVENLKKMFAWE; from the coding sequence ATGTCGTCCTTCGCCAAGTCCGCCGCCAGCGCACTCTTCGGAGGCATCGTCGCCCGGTACCAGACGATGATCCAGATCGAGCTGGACCGCGCCAAGAAGGAGGTTCAGGAGAAGCTCAAGCAGGTCGGGATCGGCGCCGCGCTGCTGATCGCCGCCGGAGCCTTCGCCTTCTTCATGTCCCTGCTGCTGCTGACTGCGGCGGTCGCGGGCCTGTCCACCGTGTGGCCGGTGTGGCTGTCGGCGCTCACGATCGCGGGCGGCGTCCTGCTGATCATCCTCATCCTGGTGGGCATCGGAGTGTCGAAGATCAAGAAGAATTCCGACCTCATGCCGACCGAGTCGGTGGAGAACCTCAAGAAGATGTTCGCGTGGGAGTGA
- a CDS encoding DMT family transporter: MTPHAPARQWAPLIPLIALGWGSSFLFIELALRAFTPSQVGFGRLAVGAAVLWLIVVIQRRRPTLSRKDVLAVALVGVFMSGAPLVLIPMAQEHLTSILASLLNATTPLWTAFFVAMLIPSERIRGPQLVGLLVGVAGIAVLVGAWNVDEFSVPGVLLMLSATACYGIGGTLSRRLLARVNESHTVLSATQIGTSAVLLAPFALLSGSPEPGAFALDSVPLWGLIGLGVAGTSIAYVGFWRVVKLAGATTASSVTYLVPVVATTLGVLVLGERLHWNEVVGAAVVLVGVWLAGRQPRAPKSGVTPTRTSS, encoded by the coding sequence ATGACCCCGCACGCGCCCGCGCGGCAGTGGGCGCCGCTGATCCCGCTGATCGCGCTCGGCTGGGGTTCGTCGTTCCTCTTCATCGAGCTCGCGCTGCGGGCGTTCACCCCGAGCCAGGTCGGCTTCGGACGCCTCGCGGTGGGCGCCGCCGTGCTGTGGCTCATCGTCGTGATCCAGCGTCGACGCCCGACCCTGAGTCGCAAGGATGTGCTCGCGGTCGCGCTGGTCGGCGTGTTCATGTCGGGCGCCCCGCTCGTGCTGATCCCCATGGCGCAGGAGCACCTCACGTCGATCCTCGCGAGCCTCCTCAACGCGACCACCCCGCTGTGGACCGCGTTCTTCGTCGCGATGCTGATCCCGTCCGAGCGCATCCGCGGCCCGCAGCTCGTCGGCCTGCTCGTGGGCGTGGCGGGCATCGCCGTGCTCGTGGGCGCGTGGAACGTGGACGAGTTCTCCGTGCCGGGTGTGCTGCTCATGCTGTCGGCGACGGCCTGCTACGGCATCGGCGGCACGCTGTCCCGCCGCCTGCTTGCGCGAGTCAACGAGTCGCACACGGTGCTCTCGGCGACGCAGATCGGGACGAGCGCGGTCCTGCTCGCGCCCTTCGCGCTGCTGTCGGGAAGCCCCGAGCCTGGGGCGTTCGCGCTGGACTCCGTGCCGCTGTGGGGGCTCATCGGGCTCGGCGTCGCGGGCACGTCCATCGCGTACGTGGGGTTCTGGCGCGTCGTGAAGCTCGCGGGCGCGACCACCGCATCGTCCGTGACCTACCTGGTACCCGTCGTCGCGACGACCCTGGGCGTGCTCGTGCTCGGGGAGCGGCTGCACTGGAACGAGGTCGTCGGTGCCGCCGTGGTGCTCGTGGGGGTGTGGCTCGCGGGCCGTCAGCCGCGCGCGCCGAAGAGTGGGGTCACTCCCACGCGAACATCTTCTTGA
- a CDS encoding endonuclease domain-containing protein: MEPVSRHHLLARPARSTGGRHSRPGAGVKLHYAEAPQGQGSLATALDLASHCLPPTAHVVATDAALNKGLVRLTEIEAFTLTSRARHRALLRDLDGHAESPLETLTRLALRAAGLRTASQVHVTGVGRVDLLVEGRVIVELDGMAYHSDRRAFVEDRRRDRVTQLGNRTVLRYTYEDVMLRMELIIAEVSHAALRPVL, encoded by the coding sequence ATGGAGCCCGTCTCACGCCATCACCTGCTCGCCCGTCCGGCACGCAGCACCGGCGGCCGGCACTCGCGCCCCGGGGCCGGGGTCAAGCTTCACTACGCCGAGGCACCGCAAGGACAGGGATCGCTCGCCACCGCGTTGGACCTCGCGTCGCACTGCCTCCCGCCCACGGCACACGTGGTGGCCACCGATGCGGCACTCAACAAGGGGCTCGTCCGCCTGACCGAGATCGAGGCTTTCACCTTGACGAGCCGCGCTCGCCATCGTGCCTTGCTGCGGGACCTGGACGGGCACGCTGAGTCTCCATTGGAGACTCTCACTCGGCTCGCGCTCAGAGCCGCGGGCCTCCGTACGGCCTCGCAAGTGCATGTGACGGGCGTCGGTCGAGTCGACCTGCTCGTCGAAGGTCGCGTCATCGTAGAGCTCGATGGCATGGCGTATCACTCGGATCGAAGGGCCTTCGTCGAGGACCGCCGTCGGGATCGAGTGACACAGCTAGGCAACCGCACAGTGCTGCGGTACACCTACGAAGACGTCATGCTTCGGATGGAGCTGATCATCGCAGAGGTCTCACACGCCGCCCTGAGGCCCGTCCTCTGA
- a CDS encoding methylated-DNA--[protein]-cysteine S-methyltransferase: protein MTQSPLEAAQVDTPWGALRMLATPEDGVVRAAGLDESDRELRLRLAAPYATRGVVEGDLDDAVGAVRAWLAGDHGALASVPVEQPGGEFFQEVWATLRGVPAGEPVSYQELAAAAGRPRAMRAVGTACARNSVAVFIPCHRVIRAGGLLGSYGFGGVGIKASMLAFEAGAPSGRLALIEASATETDPAPASSMYGDPS from the coding sequence ATGACGCAGTCCCCGCTCGAGGCCGCCCAGGTCGACACGCCCTGGGGCGCCCTGCGCATGCTCGCCACCCCGGAGGACGGCGTCGTGCGTGCGGCGGGCCTCGACGAGTCCGACCGCGAGCTACGGCTGCGGCTCGCCGCGCCGTACGCGACGCGAGGCGTCGTCGAGGGTGACCTGGACGATGCGGTGGGCGCCGTGCGCGCCTGGCTCGCCGGGGACCACGGCGCGCTGGCGTCCGTGCCCGTCGAGCAGCCCGGAGGCGAGTTCTTCCAGGAGGTCTGGGCGACGCTGAGGGGCGTCCCCGCCGGGGAGCCCGTCTCCTATCAGGAGCTCGCGGCCGCCGCCGGACGTCCCCGCGCGATGCGCGCCGTCGGCACCGCCTGCGCCCGCAACTCCGTCGCGGTCTTCATCCCCTGCCACCGCGTGATCCGCGCTGGCGGGCTGCTGGGCTCGTACGGCTTCGGGGGAGTGGGCATCAAGGCATCCATGCTCGCGTTCGAGGCGGGCGCACCCTCCGGCCGGCTCGCCCTGATCGAGGCCTCCGCCACCGAGACCGACCCGGCCCCCGCATCGTCCATGTACGGCGATCCCTCATGA